The DNA window GATTATAGAAGAAATATCAAACCCTTTTATGTTTTTAATAAATTCATCCTTGTCAATATAGGAAGAAAATATAAGACCTTCTAAATTCTTACGAGACCTATTCTTCTCCTCATCAACAACAATAATATCCCTCTGTTTTCTTTTGTTTAGCTCACAAATTACAGAGCTTCCAATAAACCCTGCACCACCTGTTACAACAATCATCCCTGTATTTTACTATTCCCTTGATTTTATTGTCATTAAATTTTTATAATTTTAAGATATGAATATTTCAGAAAAGGCAGGGAATGTAGCAGGTTCAGAGACACTTGCAATATCTTCTAAAGCAAAGGAGTTAAAAAATAAGGGATTTAGTGTTATTAACCTCTCTGTTGGAGAGCCAGATTTTGATACACCAGATTATATAAAGGAGGCAATCATAAAGGCTTTAAAGGATGGAAAGACAAAATACACAGATGCATCTTCTATAATTGAGTTAAGGGAGGCAATTTCCGAAAAGCTTAAAAAAGAAAATGGTCTTTTTTATTCTCCATCACAAATTATTGTCTCATCAGGTGCAAAGCATTCAATAACAAATATTTTATTCTCCCTATGCAACCCAGGCGATGGTGTAATCATTCCATCTCCATACTGGGTATCTTATGTTGAAATGGTAAAATTCGCAGGTGGAATTCCGATAATTGTAAAGACAACAAAGGGAGATGGTTTTAAGGTCTCAACGGAAATGCTTAAAAATGCAATAGTCGAAAATGTAAAGGGGATTATCCTAAATTCTCCATCAAATCCAACGGGTGCTGTATATACAGAAAAGGAGCTTTTAGAAATTACAGGGATAATAAAAGAAAATAACCTTTGGGTAATATCAGATGAGGTATATGAGAAATTTGTCTATGATGGTCTTTTGCATAAAAGCATTGCCCAATTCATTCCAGAAAATACCATTGTTATAAATGGCTTCTCAAAGACATATGCTATGACAGGATTAAGGATTGGATATGCAGCAGGGCCAATTGATGTAATAAAAGCCGCAGCAAGGATACAATCCCAAACAACATCAAACCCTTGTTCAATAATTCAATATGGTGCATTATCTGCTATGACCTCTAGCAATGATTTTGTTTCAAATATGGTTTCTGAATTTGAAAAGAGAAGAAACCTTATTGTTTCTTCTTTAAATCAAATAAACGGGATGGATTGTCCGATGCCAGAAGGTGCATTCTATGCCTTCTGTGATGTAAGTGGTGTTTTTAATGAAAAGATTAAGGGATCATCCTCTTTGGCAGAATTTCTTATTAATGAAGCAAAGGTCGCATTGGTTCCTGGGGCTGCCTTTGGTGATGATAATTATATAAGGCTCTCATATGCTAACTCATCCTTTGATATAGAAGAGGGGGTATCAAGAATAAAAGAGGCTGTTTCTCATTTGGTATAAGTTTAACTAATCAGTCATAAGTGAGAAGTGAGAAGTAAAATGAAAAACAACTTACTTCCTATTTCCTCCTTCGTATTTTTTTGATATAAGACTTGCTTTGCATTACAGCCCCTTTATTTGGATTTGCTCAATAGAGCAAGAAAGACCTGTTTTCTCATCTATATCAATATAAGCACCACCAAATATGCCTTCATCCTCTGCCATTTCAAATCTAACGGGAAGCAAAGAGAGAAATTTTTTTAAAACAAGATCCTTTTTTACACCTATTACAGAATTTCCTGCCCCAACCATTCCAATATCTGTAATATAGGCTGTTCCCTTAGGAAGAATCTTACAATCAGCGGTTGGAATATGGGTATGGGTTCCAATGACAGCTGATACCCTTCCATCAAGAAACCATCCCAGAGCAACCTTTTCGGATGTTGCCTCTGCATGAATATCAACAATAATAATCTTTGTCTTTTCTTTTACATCTTCCAAAATAGAATCAATTGCCCTGAATGGGCAATCAAGGGAATCCATAAATACCCTTCCGCAAAGGCTTATTACACAAACATTTTGTCCCTTATAAGGCTTAATGATAAA is part of the bacterium genome and encodes:
- a CDS encoding pyridoxal phosphate-dependent aminotransferase; the encoded protein is MNISEKAGNVAGSETLAISSKAKELKNKGFSVINLSVGEPDFDTPDYIKEAIIKALKDGKTKYTDASSIIELREAISEKLKKENGLFYSPSQIIVSSGAKHSITNILFSLCNPGDGVIIPSPYWVSYVEMVKFAGGIPIIVKTTKGDGFKVSTEMLKNAIVENVKGIILNSPSNPTGAVYTEKELLEITGIIKENNLWVISDEVYEKFVYDGLLHKSIAQFIPENTIVINGFSKTYAMTGLRIGYAAGPIDVIKAAARIQSQTTSNPCSIIQYGALSAMTSSNDFVSNMVSEFEKRRNLIVSSLNQINGMDCPMPEGAFYAFCDVSGVFNEKIKGSSSLAEFLINEAKVALVPGAAFGDDNYIRLSYANSSFDIEEGVSRIKEAVSHLV
- a CDS encoding TIGR00282 family metallophosphoesterase, with protein sequence MKVLFIGDIVGRKGRRIIKEIIPKLKMERSIDLVIANGENAAGGFGITKKVADEIFGCGVDIITGGNHIFAKKEIYEIIDDLPILRALNYPPCVPGRGFIIKPYKGQNVCVISLCGRVFMDSLDCPFRAIDSILEDVKEKTKIIIVDIHAEATSEKVALGWFLDGRVSAVIGTHTHIPTADCKILPKGTAYITDIGMVGAGNSVIGVKKDLVLKKFLSLLPVRFEMAEDEGIFGGAYIDIDEKTGLSCSIEQIQIKGL